GGTCACGGAACATGTAACTACGACCTTATGACGTATAAGAATACGTCTTGTTTCTGCGATGACAACTATTTCAGCCGTAACTGTAGCAAAGGTAGGAAAATACCTCTTTTTCTTATTCGAGTCCTTTTTTCATAGCGATGAATTTTTAATGTCAGTAAGACTCGTGCACATATACAAATCATATATGGATTAGTAAAGTAGGgtctttgttttctgtcttaAAGTTACTTTCAAAAACTGTTATTTCGTGGTCCTTGGCCATAGAACTAAATGGAGGGAGGGAAACGTGAAACTGTGCCATAATGTGCACCCTTTTAATGTAACCATCTACTTCTTTTTCACCCGAACAGAAACTGAGaaagtaattttcttttatgTGACTCGGCCAACAGCTAAAGTATGACTAAATGTTCCATGGCCTTATGGAGGACGCATCAAGAAGATACTACCCAAGTGTGTTGCGCGCATTTGCTAATCTTATAATACTTCCAAGTCGGCGTTAAGATGCCTCGCAGTTTAGGTTAGCGAATCAGTAAGTATAAAGCGTGTGCCAGCGAAGtgctattttataattttttttattcaaagaaaTTCACTTGTTGTCCTATTGAGGTCGGAAATCAGCAAACAGAAAACGCCCCCTACATGATTGGTATTTGTATTCATTGGTATTTCTATTAAGTTACCGTGTGTCAATCTGCAGCATGTCCCatcataaaaggcgaaatatgtGGACCTCATGGATACTGCACCCGAAATCATGCTGCACTTCGCCCGTGCATGTGCTACTTGGGATACCAATGGAATGATAGCACGTCCTCTTGTGAAGACACTGATGAATGTATTGCTGGTTCCCATGATTGCTTGTCACCTGCAAGATGCGTAAATACGCCAGGGGCATATAGATGTGAGTGTCCTTCGCTCATAGGGTGGTCATTTGATGGTAAATCTTGCAGTGATACTGATGAGTGTCAATTCCCGAATGTGTGCGATCCACAAGCTTCATGTAGTAATTACCCAGGAGGATTCAAGTGCAGTTGCAACACAGGATGGAGAGGACAGGGAGAGCATCCCATATGCTCTGATATTGATGAGTGTGGAGAAGGCATCCACAGGTAACAGTTCCTTCTGACGTATTACTTTTTGAGTTCGAGTAATCAAGGGCGTAGCCGGATTTTTCCACAGGAACgcacaaattttcaaactccagccatcccccccctccccccccccccccctacgaGCCCCAAAATCCTTTTTACGTGCCTTGAGTTATTTCCTTTCCCATCAGTATGATGAGGTTATGTTGTACTACTACTATGTTGTACTAGCTACGGCCCTCACTTATTTAGAAaatatacataaaaaagaaacaagcacaGTCAAATAAATGAATTTAGGCAAACTGTgctatttaaaacaactatcttttttttatttttacttttttgtcatttttcacttttttattttatttttctacttTCGACGTTTTTAGGTACGCACGTGCGCACCGTGCGTACAGGCAGCTACGCCTCTGGTAATGGAGGAATAACTTTGTCAGCACTCTTTTTGCGTTATGGACAATTTGGTTTGCGAACCGGATACTGAATGGTTGGCAAACATCTACTTGCCTGAAAAAACACTATAGGAGCTTATAAGGAGTTTTTTAATTGTGCTGACCAGCTGTCATTAAAAATTCTTCATTGGAAAAATGTACTCGCCAACATTATTTCAATGTTTGTAACATTGCTACATAAATGGTAAAAATGGCACGTCACGAAACATTACCTGCGAGTACTGTATTAACAAAAGGGTGATACACCttgtgaaagcaaacaaattgCCAACGTCCGTTACAAAATGGGAGACAGCGTTTCAGCTTAATTGCATGCCgattcttaataataatatggaGCAAGGCCCTAGGGAAAGAGCTTTCTATTCAATGTATTTTAACATGTTGTTTGTATTCAATTGAACAGATATCTACTACATACTTCAGCTCACACTAGCACTGTTAATTTCTTTCATACTGACAGATGTCCAAATCCATCCAGATGTATCAATACCCCTGGAAGTTATTATTGTGTGTGCAATTCAGGATGGGAGAAAGTCTCCCAGTTCCAATGTGTGGACATTGACGAATGTAGCCGCGGTATTCACGGCTGTGATCGCAACTCCTATTGTGTAAACACGGCTGGAAGCTGGAAATGTGTTTGCAACAATGGCTGGTACCCAGACCCCACAAATGCTCGTTTACCCACGTGCAGAGACGTGAATGAATGTGTGGATAAACCTAACGCCTGTCCACAGGAATCAACGTGTATCAATTCTGCTGGCTCGTACCGATGTAACTGCCTATCAGGCTGGCGAAATCAAGGTCCTCATAGCTGCAGCGACGTTGACGAATGTTCTGAAGGATCTCACAACTGTCCATACAACTCGCGGTGCGCCAACACACGAGGATCATACCGATGCAACTGCATATCAGGTTGGAGAAACCAAGGTTCTTATTCGTGTGTCGACATTAATGAATGTTCCGAAGGACGGTACAGCTGCCCTTCCAACTCTCGCTGCGTTAACACGCAAGGCTCATACCGATGCGACTGCAACCGCTGTTTTTACAAATCTGGAAGTAGTTGTAATGGTAAGTGTATCTCTTAATTAATGCACCACGTCAGTTCCAGTTTTCGTGTGGTTTCGTCTGCGCTCAACAAATCTGAAACATTTCTCAGAACTGAAAACACTTCCCAGACCTCAAGACTACTCTCCCAAATTGAAAATACTTCCCGGAATTGAAACTATCTCCCAGAATTGAGAACACTTCAGGGAAATGAAAAACATCTCCCAGAACTGAGAACACTTCCAGGATCAAAACTACGCTTAGGATTAAAAACAACCCAGAATTGAACAGTGCTTCTAGAAGGCCTGGTTACCAAGGGTCGGTTTCCCGTGCAGGGAAGCAGCTTACGAGGCTTAGATTTTACGGTTATCCCTCTTTCGTAAACCCAGTTTAATAGGAGTGACACATCGCTGTGACGTTGGTTTACTGACAATGTTTACCATCGCAACAGAGATATCacgaaattttgttgtttcgaatCCTACTCAGTTATGAGAACTGCACGAGCAATAAACCAATGGAATTTGCTTTGGTTGCTTTGGCTGGCGAATGTAAATTCGAAACTTTGAAAGACAGTGAAACTGGCAATTTTTTCTGCAAGCCTGATCTGAGGCTTTCTTTGATCTTAGATTTGTAGAACAAAACGAGATAAGATGTGCATGAAATGGAGACTGCAACATTTTTTCAGGGAAGACCATTCACTACCCTTTACGACTTGGACTTATAtataatatcagaaacccataagggttgaaacgtgtaacgcgcgttcacagcttccgaatattcagtgataagtaccatatttggaaacccctcgctccagttagtttcgcgcgagaacattggtggtattgcgtcatggtgttcttgcgaactgattggttgaatgtttctctattgttgtttcaaatatggtacttggcaaattgaatattcagaagcttgtttcctagcacacaaggggccgttacacgtttcaacccttacaGGTTTCTGATAAtatatatgataataataatatctgcgTATAATTTGATCAAATTTCATGTCAAGACAAATTTCTATGAACCATATATCTGCgtcaaaaccatttttttctGTACCAAACGATTATTTTCGTAAATCAAATGTAAATAATTTCGCATATCAAATTGTACACATTTTATACATCAAGTTGTGCATATTTTTGTCCATCAACTTGAGCCGTGTACACACGCACGAACTGAACATGTTTCGTACTGAAGCATTCTGAACAGTTGGTCATGTTGAATTGTAATTTGCAATTGATCATTTATCAATTTCTTGCAGATGATTGTCGCCAAGAAACTCGTTACTATTACGTCACTAGTTATACTACTTACACAACTTATTACTCGACAAGCTGCGGTTTTTTGGGACTGAGCAGATGCAGACGATCAAGGTAAGCATGTTGTGTGATGCGGCAgatacaaaacacaggtcacaagtcacaggtcacaggtcattgttttaccaatacagaaagcatcctaaacattcataacagctaacctttggcctaattaggcctaaaggaaagtttttaggcctaaggttagcttttatgaatgtttaggatactttctgtataggtaaaacaatgacctgtgacctgcttttTGTACCTGTCGTTGTGCGATGCGTTATCTCGATTATTACAATCAAGATCGTTTACACGTTTTCCCTACCATTTCATCGAATACTGATCGTTTTCACGGGTTACTGGACactttttaaataaagaacGTTGGCTCCATGAAAgcaaagacaaattaaaaaaacatacaTGTCAAGTTCCTCCTCTTCTGTATAtttataggaaatcgtatgaacgcgagcGCATTTCATGATTTGTGGGCAcgactgatgttttgaaagttctcttAATTGCACGAGCTGTaagcgagtgcaatttgagaactttcaaaacatcacgagtggccataaatcacgaaatgcacgagctggttcatacgattttttatttattatattctcaacaaaattactcaaacgcGCTACTTTGTTCGTGCTCGTATTCTTCCAGttttggtttagttttctttcagtcgcccatgtttgccagacattcaaccaggtctgtgtagctttcaacgtgtttttgtttttcgcactttctttaagttgctcaacgatgttttggtttgacaaagcaaaccgactgtcagccattttttttcactttggtgtTCAAATTTGGCTCTTCCccggtgtttccatagcaacttccgtattgcaatATAACCTGGATTGCAccctataacctatttatgcattcgccattggccaatcagaaacaagatattttgttgagtatatagtAACTTTAGTTATATCTTCATgcgatttgtttttttcatttggcCGTTGGCATGATCCTAGTTCTGTGATCTTGAGGCCACTATTATTAAGCACCTCAAGTACCACAAAGAATTTAACGATATCTGGTGGAAAATGTCGTTACGATGATAAAACTCTGCGGAAAGAGCGACTATATGCCATGAAGATACCGCGAAATCAGCCTCACACCcacaactcggaaatggctttaGCCATTTTCCGAGTTAAAAAATGGACGACAAACATTTTTGAGGAGAGCCCCTTACTGGCTTCTGATGATCGATGGTCGCATTAACTCCCTCACGAGGAATGGTACCTTCACAATCGTGCTAATTTCCTTTATGTCAAGCTAGCTTTCTACTCAACTGGGACAGTTGTTACGATGAATTTAATCTGGAAATGATGATCTCAGTTGACCCCTTTACAAAGCCATATTCTGTTTTCATTCCCCCAGGGATAAAACGAGGACAAAGAAAATGCGTAGAAGTCGTCAAGTATGGGTTGCCAACCGAGCTGGGGCCAGTTGTCCGTGCACATAGGCGTAAAGTAGCGTTTTCAGATCAAATACCTTAATTCCACTCTGTATCCAGGGGCGTAGGTACCTAAAAAAGTCGAAAATAAAAAATGTTAGTTGTTCTTGGAGGGAGAAGCCATGTACACATTGATTGTTTTTTTGTAGATTTCTAAGAAGCGCGAACCTAAATGAAACTTAACTAAGCACAGTTACGGGATCTTACGGCCATGTAGGTGctttaacaaataaaacaatgcGTCAATTTATGATAGCCGATCGAAGCACTTCAAGAAGCCCAAAATGCAACAAGGAATTTTACGACTTAGCGGTCATTTCATAGTAAATAAGAGCGCTTACTCTAACAACATATCCTCACCATACtgatggaaaaggaaaatttaatcACGGCACATGAAAAAGATTTTGGGACTTATGGAGAGGGGAGGTGGGTTTGGAAAATTGTACGTACCTGAGGAAAAATCTTGGCTACGCCCCTGGTATCAATGCCAAATATTTTGCTTATCGCAGTTATAGCATCcgtttgttgtactgtttgagGTATTATTTTATGGTTTTTATAAAAGAGATCGACCAGTTGCACTTAGCTTGGCAGCTAGGAACCCATCAATCGTAAGCCATTAAACTGAAACGTAACGTTTTTGAAACGAGTGCAATGTAGCTTTGGAAACGTATCTTTTGAACGGCTGTtggatttcaatttttttgccaTTGCCATTAACTTTTAGCTTAAGATCAACAAGCAGACTTACGGCCACCACAGAAGATATTAAATTGTGACATTCCGAAAGGTGTTGGTCGCGTGGATAGTGGAATTAAGCATTACGCTTTGGCGTTATAGTATAGAAAATGCAAGCTACTGAAGTATTGGatgtttaccatttgcacgaAAAACCAGAAGAGGTACGGGAAAGAGTAGTACCATGGAAACCTGTAGATTTGACGTGACCTCGTAATCATCGACGcattttcaggttttttttttttttttgagcaagtGGTAAACACCAAGAAGTAGCTGAGCACTGAAAAAAATTGACCCAATTAACCGGATAGCAAGAGACTGATCAACATTGCTGTTATTTTTCgtcattaataattaaatttgacTTTTTTATTGCAATTGATCTCTGCAGAACTGTGTTTTATTCACAGATTGCCTTAATTAAGACAATGCACTTGATTTGGAATTGTcaataaatttcttttcttaGTCACTGTCgccattttttctttgtatgCGATTCCTTAAACCTGGGGTAAATTTAAATGGCAAACAAGAAAATTTCACTGGACAAATCATGGAAAGATTCTTGACTTCTAAGGTAttatatgttttttaaaaaatgggacCGTTGTAACAGTATGCATCGTCCATGTTGGCATGGCTATCTGTCTACATTGCGACAGACATTCCTCGTAATTCCTAGGAGATAACCGGCCGCGATATGGGAGTTGCGAGAGGAACAAAAGCAGGGTAATGACGCAGGCAATTGGAGTTGAACAGGACGTGACCCAACCAATACGAATagtttgttgctgttgttgtgtgGAGCAAAATCATCAGAGCAAACACCAGATTTGTTTAACGAAAAGGCTCCGTCTTGATCCTTACACATGCACTACTACAGCAGTCAGGagtgaaaaaaaatgtaaagaaaatttaaatgtaaatgctttgtttatagtggaagtgcacttagctatcaagctagtttacaggcaccccacttttaacaatgtgaaagaaacaattcaaacttaacagaaacattattaagaaccccaactggcaggaggcaaccagttggctatttacaaagcgtggtagagttgaatacgggacaaccggaaacaaatcctaaccagaggttagaacgggatttgaacccggagcagccgcatgcaaacccaacgccctaaccactccgGAATGCGCAAGAATAGGTAGCCGGGATAGTTTTTCCAAGAACTGATCACCCTTTTTGTGCTGTTTCTAATGCTTGATGAACTCACTTCACAGCAATGAGGAATTGCTTATTACTCCGTTCATCAAGCGATGCTGAAAGGCCACACCCTCAAGAGGTTGAAGGTTCGACTGAAATCAATTGATTGCAGAGAGTGCATTGCTGATGTAAGGTGTCCTTTGAACTTAACAACCGAACAAAGGAAGCCAGACCGGagaatttttttcttcgtgGTCGCCATACATAGCCAGTAAACATTAAAAGAAGATAGTTATCAATCTTAAAATTTGGCAACAAATACAAATGCAGGCAAACGTACAGCCAATGAATATTATACCACCTTATTAACATCAAATAAAAGCAATCTACTCGATGTTTTCTGTGTATTTTTAAGTTAACGGTGTGCATCGGTGACACCAAAGGTTCTTGTTAACCGACTGCTCTAAATGATTGGTTCCGACCACGTAttccatcaatcaatcaatgcgCAGGAAAATTGCGTCACGCAAGATTCAAAGCCCGTCCACAGTTCGTCCAAAGTTAGAAACTACAGCTTAGTCCTAGTACGATGTCGCCAACGCTTCTTAACTTCGAGGGAAAAGATTGCCCTCCAATGAATTCTTGCACACTAGTACAGCAAGCAGCGGGCTAAGAGGATTTCCACACGATCTATTCTCCGGCTTTTCCGTACGTGATGCGTTGCGTAGGAGTCACGCAAAGTAGAAGTTGAGCGCCCTGTTCGGGTCACAATCTGCAGCAACAGTGACTCGCACCAGTTCTCTTCTCGGTACAGCATCTCCCAGGACTCCTCTTAGGACCTCAATGCAGCGTTCAACTTGGTTGTTACCAGCCGGCATGAcgtcattatcatcgtcatcgtcactATCGTCTCTGTTGCAGTTTATCAACTCTTCAAAATCTCCCAAGGTAGTCACCTGCGAAATATAAACCTAAACTGATGCTTGGCCATGTTTGAAATGCGAACGGGGCCGTATAGTAGGAGCTAAAttaaaggcccattttcaccCTAGTCGCAACGCGAtcgtttgttattgttttgaatCTGGAATAACGCATTCCGATTGGCCAACTATTTTTGTTGAAAACATCAAACATCGCCATTAACATGATCGTCGTGTGGTTTTAATACCGGGTGACTTTAACAAGTGAAAACGCAAAAATTACCTTTTATCTTTATGAAGTCGAGTGATTTAGACATTGGAGAATCACCGAAGCGGAATTTTTACGGTTCGGCTATTCAGCAACGGGAATAGAACAATTTTTAAGCTATTAAACGAGCAAGCTGACATTCTTTCAGTGCTGAAATGCATTTCTTACATTAAACTTACTTTTCCTATGTCAGCTTCGATTTTTTTGGAGTGAAATGCTCTTGTAAAAATGCTTGTGCTCAAAAGAGTGGCAGAGGTTGCTGTGTTTGTGGAGCTGCAAGCAAAACCTGTTCGTCGCGACAATCCGTCATGTTGTTCGATACTACTATTTGACTTCAAATAGAAATACTTTAAACAAGTATAGACTTAAAATACTACGACAGAATTATGAAATGATAAATAGAGAACGCATTCAAACAGGGCCTGAAACATATAACGAAGTATAGCTTTTGACGAGGAAGATTCTGTAAGGCTTTCTGAGATTTTTCgaatttttgtaatttcgtgATACACGAAATCATGCGGGGCGCGCGATGCATTCAGGGTGAAAATGGgtctttaacccattgaatcctgggggttccccattgacgagtaaaatcgtctcgcgttagacagggtaaagtagtctggcgttagacagagtaaagtactaagtctggccggtttgggtgtgAAAGGGTGAGTGATTAAGAGGCTTGGCACCAGTGTAAGTGCTCTTTCAGGCTTTTGAAATGTGATTTAAGAAAGGTATACTGTCGGAGAGACGAGAGTTCATTCGATCCGTACTACGCTTCGTTGGGCGATTTTTTGAAAGCCCACAATTTACATCCAATTATTCTAAACAGGCTCAAACTTCGTAACATTTTGAAAACTGCTTGACGTCTTCTTCAATAGATGGGCTTCACTCGTCAGCATCATCGAACTTCATCGGTTTTCAATTTTGAACCCTGCCCACGGGGGAAAAaacagcctcgttcccagggtatctcttctctgcctcctttgtcgacGACAAAGGAGGcggagaagagagaccctggaaatgAGGTTGGGAAAACAAACTGCTCGGCCATGTTAAACAAGTTTGAATACTCACTGCCAACGCTTGCCTCACATCTTCTGCAAAGGGAAGAACCTTTGGCCTGAAAAAAAAGATCAAGGATCAAGTTGAGCTAGAGGCTGCATGAAAATGACATTCATTCAATGGGCTAAAAATCTTCACTCTCATTTACTATAAAATCGTCGTGAAAATGCTACTAAGTGGTATTTTAGTTCTAGTAACACGGTAAAACAATTGCCGTGGGGTGGAAACTGCTTCATTAAAACTATAAATACAAATTTGCGCTTCAGGGCAATGCACACATTTACTTCATCCGCTTacgccccctccccccccccccccacctcttTATCTACCCTCCCTGAATACAAAAGGAGTTGGCATTTGCCGTTTTCCGAACTTCTGCACCCACCCCACCCAACGAAATGTTGTTCAGGAAGATGCGCTAACAACCCATCGCATCATCGTGTCTCATTGAATAttaacattagggagcttaagcacgcgcgtttttgagacgcgtacggcaaccggaagagaatatttcgcgtgccagaacagtggtgtctcccagatttttatactaatcatctctaatggagaaaagatacttggcaatgtaaatgtcgTTGTGTGGAGACAGGTTAAAAGGGGAAACAACTTTTATGCACTCTTGAGTCATTTGGACGATCATTCACTAATTCTAAGACTTCGATGGTTTTAACTGTGTCATTTGAAACACGCGTTACCTTTGAGTACTGTAAGCTTAGGTTTGAAAGAGTCCTTCTTTAAATTTTGGGGGAAAATGTGGACGATTTATCTGAATGGAGTAGCCGACGCTTTTCGTCGGCTGTCAGTACTTCATAAAATCAGGCCACTGATCTGAGTTCTTACCGCGTAGACATTTCAATAATTTGACTCACCAGGGAACCGTTTCtcaaagtcccgaaaacgtttcgggcccgaaaagccatttgtgaaattgccaaccgcttgttttggaaagtcgatcatgttttcaaggaaacaaaaagaaaaataactgtgaagtttgacgagtTAAAtcttctccgttcttgagatacaaaaggaattgtgacacccgaaaacggcccgtaaagtttcgggactttcgagaaacggcccccaggTCTACTTAATGACGAATTTTGCTCCCAGAGCGAAATcgtgaggtcatgggttcgagtcccgttcTAGCCTGGGCCCGGTCGTTCAAATgccaattaacgctaatcccagattcagttaaaaattaaccaaggagtttatttctctactcccaaatgctgttcaaagctgaaatttcggcaaaactttacattagaagaagtcagtcttgacaaacaaaaataagcgaaagcaacttgcaccaaaaagttaaaaacatgaaacaaaagtttacgctaatcctggattaagttaatcggctttcgaacaaccgggcccgcCCTGGAGTTTTTCTCAGGATTTTGGGTAACAAATGCTTGAGTTaaccaccactagccaccgacacgacactgaggtgaatagttgttttagtatatactaaaacagtgagataatatagcacaaaaagatgattttaactcatttattcctgcaatgattacaatattttctaccgcaaatcccgcgcgagttgctcggaggtgaattgtaaaggatattcggagtttgaatacaatcagagcgcgcctgcaacgctatccattgttttagtAGATACTAACATATATTTCTGCCATCACCGcgtaaaacaaatgaaaatacCCAGAGAAAACAGAATGGTTCACAAAACACTGGTTACTCTATATGTTGTATCTGTTACTCGAGGCAACAGCCAAAATTCGCTATTCAACTTACTTTTGACGCGAGCAATGTCACTGACAGCTGATTTAAGACTTTACTTACATGTTACGATGAACTTTATCTGTTATTTCTTGCTTCAACTGGTCTGGAAGTTCTTCGAATATTTCTGACTCCATGACATCAGGATGTGTTGTTATGTAACGTAAACATTGCTCCTAAAATATGGAGGGACGAAAAATCATGCATCTCGCAGGGAAAAAAAATCACGCTAATGTTCTTTTACGGTAATCAACCTCTCTTGCTGTATGTCATCCACCCTGTTGCAAAATTCATGCGCGTCAATTACATGAGCTTTAATGATTGTCAACGTATATTTATCTTTATTTAGGTTCCACAGTGGATAATTCAATAAGCTTGTGACACACAAGAATCAAAGAAAAACGATGTtaatttttgaccaatcacaacaggCAAAGACAATCAGATGAGCCAATCGAAGCTCAAGGCAAAACATGCTGGTGACGAAGAGCGCGGGAAACGAGGCTGGTAATCCACAGTTGGCTAATTGCTGTTctctctgattggctgagaatgtGGCATGAGATTTTTAACCAAATCAGGGTCACAAACGAAGCAACAACCTAAGAGATATGAGAAAATACCTTAACCAGTTATCAATACCCGGTCCTTTTTTGTTTGTGCATGCGCTTGACGTCGCTTGTATCCTTGACTTGGCTTGATGCCAGTTTGCTGGTTTTCGTGTGCTTTACATCAGAGGAGTTGTTTTACTGGTTAAGGTATTGGTGGATCGTTAACGAGCGCGTGTTATTGCCTTACGACAATGATCCTGACCACGTTTGTACAATGCACGAATAAAAGGTCTTAAGAGGGACTTCCCACCGCACAGCATGAGAAGTACCTTCCCTGGGTGCTATTTTCCAAGGTCCAACGTTGGAAAGCGATAAGGCCGTCCTCGGCGGAGGTTATAGCTCGCTTTACAGCGTGATgcgctgtttgtttgtttgtttgtttgttacttatttatttgtttgagcaggttgaagtattggcagctattcagctgatgtggacctgctatacccacccacccatatactcacagaagGCAGCCACAACatcgggaacttcatcccctactcttctcgaacagtgtgtgggttctttaacgtcccacagggatctaatgaacatggaagatatttgcgAGACGGGATCGGtttttatagtccttatccgagaagacttgaaagtctaaccatttgcggatgtatttacaaaggcagcaccttctcctcagttatttaaagaccctgagtgttggtccggccggagtcgaactcacgacctcctgcatggcagcccgatgctcaaccaactgagccacgggTGCGCGGTGCTGTCGCACTTTCGAAAAAATTCCAGTCCGGCACACCGCGTCACAGAGTAAACATAAAGAGCTAAGCGAATAAGGTTTTCTAACCTTCAAACGGTGCACTGTAAACTGTTCGGCC
The genomic region above belongs to Montipora capricornis isolate CH-2021 chromosome 8, ASM3666992v2, whole genome shotgun sequence and contains:
- the LOC138059818 gene encoding fibrillin-2-like, which codes for MNGYHGDGFKCSDINECIDSSILCGEHASCYNTLGSYKCACNPGWTGDGQNCTNIDECALGLHVCIENSYCRDNQGSYTCSCHKGWNRQWFEPYGRCSRCDSTTFCSGHGQCLRNGTCDCLSYYNGANCSVCNAEVRCSGHGVCDFNGTCYCENGWTRQPLDCSVCFPDELCSGHGTCNYDLMTYKNTSCFCDDNYFSRNCSKACPIIKGEICGPHGYCTRNHAALRPCMCYLGYQWNDSTSSCEDTDECIAGSHDCLSPARCVNTPGAYRCECPSLIGWSFDGKSCSDTDECQFPNVCDPQASCSNYPGGFKCSCNTGWRGQGEHPICSDIDECGEGIHRCPNPSRCINTPGSYYCVCNSGWEKVSQFQCVDIDECSRGIHGCDRNSYCVNTAGSWKCVCNNGWYPDPTNARLPTCRDVNECVDKPNACPQESTCINSAGSYRCNCLSGWRNQGPHSCSDVDECSEGSHNCPYNSRCANTRGSYRCNCISGWRNQGSYSCVDINECSEGRYSCPSNSRCVNTQGSYRCDCNRCFYKSGSSCNDDCRQETRYYYVTSYTTYTTYYSTSCGFLGLSRCRRSRDKTRTKKMRRSRQVWVANRAGASCPCT